One Pecten maximus chromosome 16, xPecMax1.1, whole genome shotgun sequence DNA window includes the following coding sequences:
- the LOC117344817 gene encoding calmodulin-like, translated as MYPTKGEIKKMLKEADTNKDGQLDFEEFTSIFIKRKGTVDEKGTLREAFKELDTDNSGFLDRKELEAMFQPGEIDVILKDFDKDGDGRIDYDEFLDWLA; from the exons ATGTATCCAACAAAAGGCGAAATCAAGAAAATGCTAAAAGAGGCGGATACAAATA AGGACGGACAACTTGACTTTGAGGAATTCACCTCGATCTTTATAAAACGGAAGGGAACGGTGGATGAGAAGGGCACTTTGAGGGAAGCATTTAAAGAATTAGATACGGACAATTCCGGTTTCTTGGATAGAAAAGAATTAGAAGCCATGTTCCAACCTGGCGAAATTGATGTAATACTGAAAGATTTCGATAAAGATGGTGACGGTAGAATTGATTATGACG AGTTCCTGGACTGGCTAGCATGA
- the LOC117344760 gene encoding calmodulin-like has protein sequence MKRLVTKTPGLDIKANYLVTKTPGLDIKANYLVTKTPGLDPTVYRLVTKTPGLDITAYRLVTKTPGLDITVYRLSEQIQQSQQIAQKLPSNLTENEVEEYRQTFKLFDTNDDGSVSAKELKVVMQRLEANPTDAEIEEMIREVDKDENGVIEFEEFCAMMEKNKDKNKDGELLDAFKVFDKDGSGAIDKEQLRITLTQIGEKMTDEEVDEMFEAADANKDGKIDFQEFVNMMS, from the exons ATGAAGCGTCTAGTCACAAAGACACCAGGCTTAGATATCAAAGCAAATTATCTAGTCACAAAGACACCAGGCTTAGATATCAAAGCAAATTATCTAGTCACAAAGACACCAGGCTTAGATCCCACAGTGTATCGTCTAGTCACAAAGACACCAGGCTTAGATATCACAGCGTACCGTCTAGTCACAAAGACACCAGGCTTAGATATCACAGTGTACCGTCTA agtGAACAGATTCAACAGAGTCAACAGATTGCACAGAAATTACCCTCAAATTTAACAGAAAATGAAG TTGAAGAATATCGACAGACATTTAAACTTTTCGATACGAATGACGACGGTTCCGTCTCGGCCAAAGAGCTTAAAGTTGTGATGCAGAGACTAGAAGCAAACCCGACCGACGCGGAAATCGAAGAAATGATTCGTGAGGTTGATAAAGACG AGAATGGCGTAATCGAATTTGAGGAATTTTGTGCGATGATGGAAAAAAATAAGGATAAAAATAAGGATGGCGAGTTACTCGATGCCTTTAAAGTATTCGACAAGGACGGAAGTGGAGCGATCGATAAAGAGCAACTGAGAATAACTTTGACACAAATCGGGGAGAAAATGACAGACGAAGAAGTGGACGAAATGTTTGAAGCAGCAGATGCAAATAAGGATGGAAAGATTGACTTCCAAG AATTCGTCAACATGATGTCTTAA